One segment of Deltaproteobacteria bacterium DNA contains the following:
- a CDS encoding YicC family protein, producing the protein MIKSMTAFGRAEKTVEDCSYTVEMRCVNRRYCEISVRMPQFAAGGPLEERIKKLVAAKVSRGRVDVVVKIKNGSRTIPEIEVNVPLAKAYYRALCKLNESLGIEERVGLETLLGLEGIIAATEPEVDLEKTWADLSTCVSETLESVDVMRTSEGKAIYDDFQKRLLSVEEGISGIRVLAPSVLSEYRSRLNERIAVLTEGKVELDPNRLAQEAAFLADKSDITEEIVRAESHLKQFRTVLEAEGPAGRTLDFLLQELNREVNTIGSKAGDTRLSHMAVNLKSELEKIREQVQNVE; encoded by the coding sequence ATGATCAAAAGCATGACGGCCTTTGGCAGGGCGGAAAAAACGGTCGAAGACTGTTCATATACAGTGGAAATGCGCTGTGTGAACAGGCGCTATTGTGAGATCTCTGTGCGTATGCCTCAATTCGCCGCAGGCGGACCTCTTGAGGAGCGCATAAAGAAGCTGGTAGCAGCCAAGGTTTCGCGAGGCCGTGTGGACGTGGTTGTTAAGATTAAGAACGGTTCTCGCACGATTCCGGAAATTGAAGTGAATGTGCCCCTGGCCAAAGCCTATTACAGGGCATTGTGCAAATTGAACGAATCGCTGGGAATAGAAGAAAGGGTCGGACTGGAAACCCTCCTTGGTTTGGAGGGGATCATTGCGGCAACAGAACCTGAGGTAGATTTGGAAAAGACGTGGGCAGACCTTTCAACTTGTGTTAGTGAGACCTTAGAAAGCGTAGATGTCATGCGGACTTCAGAGGGCAAGGCCATTTACGATGATTTTCAGAAACGTCTCCTGTCCGTGGAGGAGGGCATCTCTGGAATAAGAGTATTGGCCCCGTCCGTATTGTCAGAATACCGGAGTCGCTTGAACGAACGGATAGCCGTGCTCACCGAAGGCAAGGTAGAGTTAGATCCAAACCGGCTGGCTCAGGAGGCAGCTTTCCTGGCGGACAAGAGCGATATTACAGAGGAGATAGTTCGCGCCGAAAGCCATTTGAAACAGTTCCGCACCGTGCTCGAAGCAGAGGGTCCGGCTGGCAGGACTCTCGATTTCTTGCTTCAGGAATTGAATCGCGAGGTGAACACCATTGGTTCCAAGGCAGGGGATACCAGGCTATCCCATATGGCTGTGAACCTTAAGAGTGAACTTGAGAAGATTAGGGAACAGGTCCAGAACGTGGAATAG
- a CDS encoding DUF4416 family protein encodes MSIPREPKPAKLVISVFMRDKDLLQEVFRGLSESWGSIDMVSPWLPFNETDYYTAEMGSPLFRRLLAFSKLIEQEELADAKLLANRFEGSFSRQGKRLVNIDPGYMLAERFVLATGKNYTHRIHLRAGIYADLTLIYHKGDFRPLDWTYPDYAGEAIVGFLRSVRDRYLYQVRQSRY; translated from the coding sequence ATGAGCATTCCCCGCGAACCAAAACCTGCTAAATTGGTTATTAGTGTCTTTATGCGGGACAAGGACCTCCTCCAGGAGGTATTTCGCGGTCTGTCTGAATCCTGGGGATCAATTGATATGGTGAGTCCCTGGCTACCCTTCAATGAGACAGATTATTATACGGCTGAGATGGGTAGCCCTCTTTTCAGGCGGTTGTTGGCTTTTTCCAAATTGATTGAGCAAGAGGAACTGGCTGATGCTAAACTTCTTGCCAATAGATTCGAAGGCAGCTTTTCAAGGCAAGGCAAGCGGCTGGTCAATATCGACCCGGGATATATGCTGGCAGAACGCTTTGTCCTGGCCACCGGAAAAAACTACACCCACCGTATCCATCTGAGGGCTGGCATTTATGCTGACCTGACTTTGATTTACCATAAAGGTGATTTTCGTCCGCTGGACTGGACCTATCCGGACTATGCCGGGGAGGCCATAGTTGGTTTTTTGAGATCTGTTAGAGACAGATATTTGTATCAGGTTCGACAGTCAAGATATTAG
- a CDS encoding UDP-glucose/GDP-mannose dehydrogenase family protein encodes MNICVVGVGYVGLVTGACFSEFGLRVTCVDNDVTKISMLNDGKIPIYEPGLSEMIHKNVNERRLSFTTDIKESVRNALVILIAVGTPTGQDGGADLRYVEEVARSIGQTMNGYKVVVTKSTVPVGTGKMIEGIIKENQANPCAFDVVSNPEFLREGAAIEDFMHPNRIVIGAESEQAIAILQDLYNPLYLIETPFVITDIATAEMIKYASNAFLATKISFINEMANICERVGADVHKVAKGMGLDGRISSKFLHPGPGFGGSCFPKDTRAISQIAKQHGYEFKIVDAVIKVNDERPRIMIERIISALGGDLKGATVGILGLTFKPNTDDMRESPTIPIIKGLQEKGARIQAFDPAGMDHAKEHLHDIDYKKDSYEAAEGADVLVLATEWNRFRNIDWDRMKQLLKHPIVVDLRNIYKPKRMRAQGFQYTSIGRP; translated from the coding sequence ATGAACATTTGTGTCGTTGGCGTGGGATACGTTGGGCTCGTGACTGGGGCTTGTTTTTCCGAATTTGGGCTGCGGGTCACCTGTGTGGACAATGACGTAACAAAGATCAGCATGCTGAACGATGGTAAGATCCCGATCTATGAACCCGGTCTTTCGGAAATGATTCACAAAAATGTCAATGAAAGGCGCCTCTCATTTACCACTGATATCAAGGAAAGCGTGCGAAATGCATTGGTGATTTTGATTGCCGTCGGCACCCCGACTGGCCAGGATGGGGGTGCCGACCTCAGGTATGTGGAAGAGGTGGCCCGATCCATCGGGCAGACCATGAACGGTTATAAGGTGGTGGTGACAAAAAGCACGGTTCCAGTGGGTACCGGGAAGATGATTGAGGGCATCATCAAGGAAAACCAGGCCAATCCGTGTGCCTTTGACGTTGTTTCCAACCCGGAATTCTTGAGGGAAGGAGCTGCCATAGAGGATTTTATGCATCCCAATCGGATTGTCATCGGCGCCGAGAGCGAGCAGGCTATTGCTATCCTTCAGGACCTTTACAATCCCCTCTATCTCATTGAAACTCCGTTTGTGATCACCGACATAGCCACAGCCGAGATGATTAAGTATGCCTCCAACGCCTTTCTGGCCACGAAGATATCGTTTATCAATGAAATGGCCAATATATGCGAGAGGGTTGGGGCGGATGTACACAAGGTGGCCAAAGGCATGGGTCTAGATGGGCGGATTAGCTCCAAGTTCCTGCATCCAGGCCCTGGTTTTGGAGGTTCGTGCTTTCCAAAAGACACACGGGCCATAAGTCAGATTGCCAAACAGCACGGATATGAATTCAAGATTGTTGATGCGGTGATCAAGGTAAACGATGAACGCCCCAGGATAATGATCGAGAGAATTATCTCGGCTTTAGGTGGGGACTTGAAGGGTGCAACGGTTGGGATTCTTGGCCTAACTTTCAAGCCAAACACAGACGACATGCGAGAGTCTCCCACAATCCCCATAATCAAAGGCCTGCAGGAGAAAGGGGCAAGGATTCAAGCCTTTGATCCGGCGGGGATGGACCACGCAAAAGAACACCTTCACGATATTGATTACAAGAAAGATTCGTATGAGGCTGCTGAAGGCGCTGACGTCTTGGTCCTTGCCACGGAATGGAATCGGTTCCGAAATATCGACTGGGACAGAATGAAGCAGCTTTTGAAACACCCAATCGTTGTGGACTTGCGAAATATCTACAAACCGAAGCGGATGCGTGCCCAGGGATTCCAGTATACCAGCATAGGGAGACCATGA
- a CDS encoding glycosyltransferase family 2 protein, which yields MSLSVCVICFNEEQNIRRCLESASWADEIVVVDSMSEDKTVEIAKEYTDSVFQRPWTGYENQKNFALSKARGDWIFSVDADEEVTEALRNEIKAEIRKTNAKDGYRIPRRSFYQGRWINHSGFYPDRQLRLFKCERGRWTGGRVHERVEINGSIGDLENDLLHYPYKGIISGQLQTVNNFSTLMAEDMQEKGKRYHVSLLLLRPLFKFVEVYLLKRGFLDGLAGFIIATSSAYAMFIRYVKLREIENHLGQ from the coding sequence ATGTCCCTTTCCGTATGTGTCATATGCTTCAACGAAGAGCAGAATATCAGGCGATGCCTTGAGAGTGCGTCGTGGGCCGATGAAATTGTAGTTGTGGACTCCATGAGTGAGGACAAGACAGTCGAGATTGCCAAAGAATACACGGATTCAGTATTTCAAAGGCCTTGGACTGGGTATGAAAATCAGAAGAACTTTGCCCTTTCAAAGGCACGGGGTGACTGGATATTCAGTGTGGATGCTGATGAGGAAGTAACAGAGGCTCTCCGCAATGAGATCAAGGCCGAGATCAGAAAGACAAATGCCAAAGATGGATATCGAATCCCTCGTCGCTCTTTTTATCAGGGAAGATGGATAAACCACAGCGGTTTTTATCCGGATAGACAGCTTCGCCTGTTTAAGTGTGAGCGAGGCCGCTGGACTGGGGGGCGGGTCCATGAACGCGTTGAGATCAACGGGAGTATTGGAGACTTAGAAAACGACCTCTTGCACTATCCTTATAAAGGCATCATCTCCGGGCAACTCCAAACAGTGAACAATTTTTCCACCCTTATGGCAGAAGATATGCAAGAGAAAGGCAAACGCTATCACGTCTCCTTACTTTTGCTGCGTCCTTTGTTCAAATTTGTGGAGGTCTATCTACTCAAAAGGGGTTTCTTGGATGGCCTTGCCGGATTCATTATAGCTACATCTTCTGCTTATGCTATGTTTATTCGCTACGTCAAACTCAGGGAAATTGAGAATCATCTTGGTCAGTAG
- a CDS encoding glycosyltransferase family 4 protein, translating into MKIAVAIPKYGLVGGAENFAFELCERLATHNGFEIHVFANKWRKGNAPIVFHKIPIIRFPRFLQPISFAYFVRNEAKRGRFDLLHSHDRIFGMNLFTMHGIPHKTWIKEVRQKRLSLFDRATAWVEKKGITGPPEPMVLPVSTLVKDELLKRYDIAESRIHVMHPGVSIDRFAQLDRGMCRREVRQRHRLAQDDMVLLFVGMNFEVKRLELVLQGMARLVKDNSNSHLKLLIVGKGDEKRYIRSARNLGISERVVFAGLVRKTEEYYLAADIFVMPSAYDTFGIAVLEAMMAGLPVIITKKVGAKDLLQNSVQGFVLSENPSEYEMVEALASMIDSQRHIQIGQMAKKTALENSWDKLARRIVDLYSTTEQHKGPDLACMIAPLTNKSQSVN; encoded by the coding sequence ATGAAAATAGCAGTAGCAATTCCCAAATATGGTCTGGTGGGAGGTGCTGAAAACTTCGCCTTTGAGCTTTGCGAGCGCCTGGCCACCCACAACGGGTTTGAAATACATGTCTTTGCCAACAAGTGGCGAAAAGGCAATGCGCCAATTGTGTTCCATAAGATACCAATCATCCGTTTTCCGCGCTTTTTGCAGCCAATCAGCTTCGCGTATTTTGTACGAAACGAGGCAAAAAGGGGCAGATTCGATCTGTTGCACAGCCATGACCGAATCTTTGGAATGAACCTTTTTACCATGCACGGAATTCCCCACAAGACGTGGATAAAAGAAGTCAGGCAAAAGCGCCTGAGTCTTTTTGACAGAGCTACAGCCTGGGTGGAAAAAAAGGGGATTACAGGGCCACCTGAGCCCATGGTGCTGCCGGTTTCAACACTCGTCAAAGATGAACTTCTTAAGCGCTATGACATTGCTGAATCGAGGATTCACGTGATGCATCCAGGCGTGTCAATCGATCGCTTTGCCCAATTGGACCGAGGAATGTGCCGGCGAGAGGTACGCCAACGTCACCGTTTGGCCCAAGACGACATGGTCCTCCTTTTCGTGGGAATGAATTTCGAAGTCAAAAGGCTGGAACTTGTTCTACAGGGCATGGCCCGTCTCGTTAAAGACAACTCGAATTCTCACCTGAAACTTCTCATTGTGGGAAAGGGCGATGAAAAGCGTTATATACGTTCGGCCCGGAACCTAGGAATTTCTGAACGGGTTGTCTTTGCCGGGTTGGTGAGGAAGACTGAGGAATACTATCTGGCGGCCGACATCTTTGTCATGCCCTCGGCATATGACACTTTTGGCATTGCTGTCCTTGAGGCGATGATGGCTGGGCTCCCAGTCATCATCACCAAAAAAGTCGGAGCCAAAGATCTCCTTCAAAACAGTGTCCAAGGTTTCGTTCTTTCTGAAAACCCCTCAGAATATGAGATGGTCGAGGCTTTAGCATCGATGATAGACTCACAACGTCACATACAAATCGGACAGATGGCCAAAAAAACAGCACTTGAAAATTCGTGGGACAAACTCGCCCGCCGTATTGTCGATCTGTACTCCACAACAGAACAACACAAAGGACCTGACTTGGCGTGTATGATCGCCCCTCTCACGAACAAGTCCCAAAGTGTCAACTAG
- a CDS encoding O-antigen ligase family protein, with protein MSLPFLIFTCWVTLTTFFAIDKQNSIHDLYSHLIKYIIFFYVMVNFFASKRRLDTVSWTIIISTSVFSLGSLIYEYAVLGNSINLRFGLSLVQTPTNLIGVVTLFGIILCLHGLLTKTGFTNKVVLALCLVPLSAVTMLTRTRSNIIALGATLILIFPFNKKAAFAVVGCTLLLTSISHAPSRWQLNHLLNNERLGMCRIAYQVIKDYPVTGIGFGMHTYGNKLDLADYKARVSNWQKSLYIMKYPHNMFVSVAVRTGIPGFLLFLAIIGVSVKMCFEVIGKAQVHAVRGWGYCSLSLLVMFLTKGLFEPVLTHLTEVVFFTILSMIAVLWRIHKKHNAGFVLATSMKGGDLSPSH; from the coding sequence TTGTCCCTTCCTTTTCTAATTTTCACCTGTTGGGTGACCCTTACCACGTTTTTTGCTATTGATAAACAGAACAGCATTCACGATCTCTATTCTCACCTAATCAAATACATCATTTTTTTTTATGTCATGGTCAATTTCTTTGCGTCAAAAAGACGTCTCGACACTGTTTCGTGGACTATTATCATATCTACGTCCGTTTTCTCTCTTGGAAGTCTAATTTATGAATATGCCGTGTTGGGCAATTCCATAAATCTCCGTTTTGGATTGAGTTTGGTCCAGACTCCGACCAATCTTATTGGTGTCGTTACCTTGTTTGGAATCATCCTGTGTTTGCATGGACTCCTCACCAAAACAGGCTTTACTAATAAGGTTGTCCTCGCTTTGTGCCTCGTGCCGTTATCTGCCGTTACTATGCTAACCCGAACCCGCAGCAATATTATTGCATTAGGCGCTACGCTAATACTAATATTTCCTTTCAACAAAAAAGCGGCATTTGCCGTTGTCGGATGTACTTTGCTTTTAACTTCAATATCGCATGCCCCATCCCGTTGGCAACTGAATCATCTTTTGAACAATGAACGGCTGGGAATGTGCCGCATTGCCTATCAAGTAATTAAGGATTATCCAGTTACGGGGATAGGCTTCGGGATGCACACCTATGGCAACAAGCTTGACTTAGCTGACTACAAAGCAAGAGTATCCAATTGGCAAAAAAGTCTTTACATTATGAAATATCCTCACAACATGTTTGTAAGCGTGGCCGTCCGGACAGGCATCCCTGGCTTTCTTCTCTTTCTTGCCATTATCGGCGTGTCCGTTAAAATGTGCTTTGAGGTGATAGGGAAGGCGCAAGTTCATGCTGTGAGGGGATGGGGCTATTGTTCTCTTTCGCTCCTTGTCATGTTTCTAACCAAGGGGCTTTTTGAACCCGTGTTAACCCATTTGACTGAAGTTGTATTCTTCACAATACTATCCATGATAGCTGTCCTGTGGCGTATACATAAAAAACATAACGCTGGTTTTGTATTGGCAACTTCCATGAAGGGAGGAGATTTGTCGCCTTCTCACTAA
- a CDS encoding SPASM domain-containing protein: MSFETFGTCLKKIPKEICIDFSGFCEPWMNPHCTEMLTHAYDQGFDVGVFTTAAWLTFQDIDQIKHIGFKRFVVHLPDNDNLTNMSVDVRYLETIGKLLESDIVNLSFMTIGNLHENLANTFDIVVREDPVIDRAGNVTGLPGLRRGKKMKGKIRCVSCTDDLNHNVLLPNGDVALCCMDYGLQHIVGNLVSEKYLSIFNGVEYLKVKRGLIDDSLDILCRYCSNAKRKGLWGHLSRRFSSGTSGEVFLGYTS, encoded by the coding sequence ATGAGTTTTGAGACGTTTGGGACGTGTTTAAAAAAAATCCCGAAAGAAATCTGTATTGATTTTTCGGGTTTCTGTGAGCCTTGGATGAATCCGCATTGCACTGAAATGCTAACACATGCCTACGACCAGGGTTTTGATGTAGGTGTCTTCACAACAGCAGCTTGGCTGACTTTTCAAGATATAGACCAGATAAAACACATTGGTTTTAAGAGATTTGTGGTGCATTTACCTGACAATGACAACCTAACGAACATGAGCGTAGATGTGAGATATTTAGAAACGATTGGCAAGCTACTTGAAAGCGACATTGTGAACCTGAGCTTCATGACGATCGGCAATCTGCATGAAAATTTAGCAAACACCTTCGACATAGTGGTGAGAGAAGATCCGGTTATCGACAGAGCCGGCAATGTGACGGGCCTGCCCGGCCTTAGGCGCGGGAAAAAAATGAAAGGAAAGATTCGGTGTGTGAGTTGTACAGATGACCTGAATCACAATGTATTGCTCCCGAACGGCGATGTTGCTCTTTGTTGTATGGATTATGGATTACAGCACATTGTAGGAAATCTAGTATCGGAGAAATACCTCTCAATATTCAATGGTGTTGAATATTTGAAGGTGAAAAGAGGCCTGATCGACGATTCGTTGGATATCCTGTGCAGATATTGTAGTAATGCTAAACGGAAAGGTTTGTGGGGGCACTTGTCAAGGAGGTTTTCGTCCGGAACGTCAGGCGAAGTTTTCCTGGGGTATACTTCTTGA
- a CDS encoding glycosyltransferase → MISVIVSFYERLSHLKCCLDALSLCSNDFDEVVIADDGSNEEVVRSLEEYISKYDFEIRHVWQEKRGFRLAASRNNGIREARGDYLIFLDCDLVVLHDTIKCHLKAARPKRFLAGNCKYLTEIQTNTVFRNKISPDLLDTLYRKLPEENIIRDHRKFIKHVILSTLYLRSKKKQTLGGHFSIHREDIENVNGFDENFIGWGGEDENLGIRLVTAGSRGRSVIRKARCLHLWHSKEIGDKGWKEGPNIGYFKRSHIPFYCENGLNQKVRT, encoded by the coding sequence ATGATAAGCGTGATTGTCAGTTTTTATGAACGACTTAGCCATTTAAAATGTTGCCTTGACGCTCTCAGTCTTTGTTCAAATGACTTCGACGAGGTCGTTATAGCAGACGACGGTTCGAATGAAGAGGTCGTCCGGAGTCTGGAAGAATACATTTCTAAATACGATTTCGAAATAAGACACGTCTGGCAGGAAAAAAGAGGCTTTAGGCTCGCAGCGAGCCGCAACAATGGAATCAGGGAAGCCAGAGGAGACTATTTGATTTTCTTGGACTGTGACTTGGTGGTCTTACATGATACGATTAAATGCCATTTGAAGGCAGCAAGACCTAAAAGATTTTTGGCTGGTAATTGCAAGTACTTAACGGAGATACAAACCAATACGGTATTCAGAAACAAAATCTCGCCAGATTTATTAGATACGTTATATCGGAAACTGCCTGAAGAGAATATCATTAGGGACCATCGCAAGTTCATAAAGCATGTGATTTTATCCACACTTTACCTGAGAAGTAAAAAAAAACAGACTCTTGGCGGACATTTTTCGATTCATAGAGAGGATATCGAAAATGTGAACGGTTTTGACGAAAACTTCATAGGGTGGGGCGGAGAAGATGAAAATCTGGGAATTAGGCTGGTGACCGCAGGAAGCCGGGGCCGCTCTGTGATCCGAAAAGCTAGGTGCCTACACCTTTGGCATTCTAAGGAAATTGGGGACAAAGGCTGGAAAGAGGGGCCGAATATAGGGTACTTTAAAAGAAGCCATATTCCTTTTTATTGTGAGAATGGCTTGAATCAAAAGGTTCGCACATGA
- a CDS encoding glycosyltransferase family 9 protein: protein MLVKGKKNLSRDSNGILLIQLGDIGDVVLSLPCIRALRENFTEAQITVAVRENAAGLIKDYQWASGVIAVTKEKRRLVEEIVYQKRFFRRLRRSRPEIAIDLRTGTRGAVLALASGARQRIGFYAFDGKLWRNRVFTHLVRPSHYPGQHMTGHYASILRAFELEVSDTIPHNNIPQEKLDGASDLLRNEGIPNGSPIFAVQPFSLWRYKEWGIDKYVRLIKWLTLEYGVTVIVTGSSEERKRAEELVGRCGDRTFNLAGKTPIGILAGVFKICALFIGGDSAGLHIAAAVGTPTAGIFGPSSSDDWAPRGGQHLVLAKEYSCVPCRKKGCDGREVSLCLEDLTFDEVRKKIRGTVKAVLKNS, encoded by the coding sequence ATGTTGGTCAAGGGTAAAAAGAATCTCTCGAGAGACAGTAACGGTATCCTGTTGATTCAACTTGGAGATATCGGTGACGTTGTATTATCCTTGCCGTGTATTCGGGCCTTAAGAGAAAATTTCACGGAAGCACAGATTACTGTTGCAGTCAGGGAAAATGCAGCAGGGCTCATTAAGGACTACCAATGGGCATCAGGAGTCATTGCCGTAACCAAAGAGAAAAGGAGGCTTGTTGAGGAAATAGTCTATCAGAAGCGCTTTTTCAGGAGACTTCGGAGAAGTCGTCCTGAAATAGCCATTGACCTGCGAACCGGAACTCGGGGAGCAGTTCTGGCCCTCGCGTCAGGCGCTCGACAGAGAATTGGGTTTTATGCTTTTGATGGGAAGCTTTGGCGCAATAGAGTATTCACCCACCTTGTGAGACCAAGCCATTATCCCGGCCAGCACATGACAGGCCACTATGCTAGTATACTTCGGGCTTTCGAATTGGAAGTGAGTGATACTATACCCCATAACAACATTCCTCAAGAAAAACTGGACGGTGCCTCTGACTTGCTGAGAAACGAAGGCATCCCAAATGGCTCGCCCATCTTTGCGGTACAACCCTTTTCGTTATGGAGATACAAAGAATGGGGAATAGACAAGTACGTTAGGCTTATCAAATGGCTTACCTTGGAATACGGGGTGACAGTGATTGTTACAGGATCCTCTGAAGAAAGGAAACGGGCCGAGGAATTGGTGGGGCGTTGTGGTGACAGAACCTTCAACCTAGCCGGCAAAACGCCTATAGGTATCTTGGCAGGTGTTTTTAAGATATGTGCTTTGTTTATTGGGGGAGACAGTGCGGGCCTTCACATCGCGGCGGCAGTCGGCACGCCTACTGCGGGTATATTCGGGCCTTCCTCATCTGACGATTGGGCACCTAGAGGGGGACAACATCTCGTCTTGGCAAAAGAGTATTCGTGTGTGCCTTGTCGCAAAAAAGGGTGTGACGGAAGAGAAGTGAGCCTATGCCTGGAAGATCTCACTTTTGACGAGGTCAGAAAAAAGATCCGTGGTACGGTCAAGGCGGTGTTGAAAAACTCATAG
- a CDS encoding glycosyltransferase family 2 protein yields the protein MDISVVVVNWNTRQLLLACLTSVYETIDGLDFEIWVVDNGSQDGSAEAVQSQLPAVNIIKNTENLGFAAANNQAFQRMKGRYAVLLNTDTVLTEGAIRELYVFIEAHPEVAMACGQLLNSDGSKQNSIANFPSFGSLLCNESCLRLLFPKRYPSKYENYVDPIPVESCVGACLMVRKTAMEAVGLLDERYFFFFEETDWAKSMKDAGWQIFFVPSARIFHFQGQTVGHDVRSRFLFYRSRYMYLKKWHRRSYVILCMAIFLRLLANAFLNLIGVVGTLGLHAGTKKRLDMYARLIAWHVKGCPEPSVR from the coding sequence TTGGATATTTCTGTCGTTGTGGTCAATTGGAATACCCGGCAGCTGCTTTTGGCTTGTTTGACTTCTGTCTATGAAACTATCGATGGATTGGATTTCGAAATATGGGTGGTTGACAACGGATCTCAAGATGGGAGTGCAGAGGCTGTACAAAGTCAGCTCCCAGCGGTGAACATCATCAAAAACACAGAAAACTTGGGATTTGCAGCGGCAAACAACCAGGCCTTTCAGCGCATGAAAGGCCGTTACGCTGTCCTGCTCAATACCGATACTGTCCTGACGGAAGGAGCAATCCGCGAGCTGTACGTGTTCATAGAGGCCCACCCTGAAGTGGCCATGGCATGCGGGCAGTTGCTAAATAGCGATGGGTCCAAACAGAATTCCATTGCCAACTTTCCTTCATTCGGGTCGTTGCTTTGCAATGAAAGTTGTTTGCGGCTTTTGTTTCCCAAGAGATATCCAAGCAAGTACGAGAATTATGTAGACCCTATTCCTGTAGAATCTTGTGTTGGAGCATGTTTGATGGTTAGAAAGACGGCTATGGAAGCCGTAGGTCTTCTGGACGAAAGGTATTTCTTTTTCTTTGAGGAAACCGATTGGGCCAAAAGCATGAAGGATGCCGGATGGCAGATTTTTTTTGTGCCTTCTGCCAGAATATTCCATTTCCAGGGACAGACAGTGGGCCATGACGTGAGATCAAGATTCTTATTCTATCGTTCCAGATACATGTATCTCAAGAAATGGCATCGCCGTTCCTACGTGATCTTGTGTATGGCCATTTTTTTGCGGCTCTTGGCCAATGCCTTTTTGAACCTCATTGGCGTTGTGGGCACCTTGGGACTACATGCGGGAACGAAAAAGAGACTTGACATGTATGCAAGGCTCATTGCTTGGCATGTCAAGGGATGCCCGGAACCCAGCGTGAGGTAA
- a CDS encoding Trm112 family protein — protein MAISQELLDILACPKCKGGIYLNETKDGLICDNCKLLYEIKDDIPIMLIDEAKPLEGS, from the coding sequence ATGGCAATCAGCCAAGAATTGCTGGACATTCTGGCCTGTCCCAAGTGCAAAGGGGGCATCTATCTTAATGAGACAAAAGATGGGCTTATCTGCGATAACTGTAAGCTCCTTTATGAAATCAAGGATGACATCCCAATTATGCTGATAGACGAGGCAAAACCGCTGGAGGGGAGTTGA
- a CDS encoding NAD-dependent epimerase/dehydratase family protein: MKCLVTGAAGFIGSHLCEYLIEKGLTVAGIDSFMDYYPRAIKESNIAAIRKAERFQFIEGSLLEVNLLKLLDGVDVVFHQAAQAGVRASWGESFKIYTDNNILATQMLLEACKQRPVKKFVYASSSSVYGDTTDLPMRETSLPCPVSPYGVSKLAAEHLCWLYHKNFGVPTASLRYFTVYGTRQRPDMAFHRFFRWALEGKTLEVYGDGEQSRDFTHINDIVEANWLAFEKASPGEVFNIGGGSCITLNKVIDIIKEIVGSELQVNYQGVQKGDVRHTSADMTKAIETLGYRPKISIHDGLLMEYEWIKELVEWLSS; encoded by the coding sequence ATGAAATGCTTGGTTACCGGCGCTGCCGGGTTTATCGGATCCCATTTGTGTGAATACTTGATTGAAAAAGGATTGACTGTTGCGGGCATCGATAGTTTTATGGATTACTATCCCAGAGCCATTAAAGAATCAAATATTGCCGCCATAAGAAAAGCGGAAAGATTTCAATTCATCGAAGGAAGCCTTCTGGAAGTAAATCTCTTAAAACTATTGGACGGAGTTGACGTTGTCTTTCATCAAGCTGCCCAGGCCGGTGTGCGGGCGAGCTGGGGAGAGAGCTTTAAGATCTACACTGATAACAACATACTTGCGACACAGATGCTCCTTGAGGCATGCAAGCAAAGGCCGGTCAAGAAATTTGTTTACGCATCTTCATCTTCTGTTTATGGAGATACAACGGATCTTCCAATGAGAGAAACTTCCCTCCCCTGTCCGGTTTCTCCTTATGGTGTTTCCAAGTTGGCTGCTGAACATCTTTGCTGGCTTTACCACAAGAATTTTGGAGTGCCAACGGCTTCACTTCGTTATTTCACGGTTTATGGGACCCGGCAGAGGCCAGACATGGCGTTTCATCGTTTTTTTAGATGGGCGCTGGAGGGAAAAACTCTTGAGGTATATGGCGACGGCGAACAGAGCAGAGATTTCACTCATATTAACGACATCGTAGAAGCAAATTGGCTGGCATTTGAAAAGGCCTCGCCAGGAGAAGTGTTTAATATCGGAGGAGGCTCTTGCATTACCCTGAACAAGGTTATCGACATCATCAAAGAGATAGTGGGGTCGGAGTTGCAGGTGAATTATCAGGGAGTACAAAAGGGTGATGTAAGACACACCTCTGCGGACATGACCAAGGCAATAGAAACGCTGGGATACAGGCCCAAGATATCGATCCATGATGGTCTCCTGATGGAATATGAGTGGATTAAAGAGTTAGTTGAATGGTTGAGTAGTTGA